A genomic region of Cryptococcus gattii WM276 chromosome F, complete sequence contains the following coding sequences:
- a CDS encoding mitochondrion protein, putative (Similar to TIGR gene model, INSD accession AAW44066.1) encodes MSIARAFNAAFRNKRVSATAFRCNPNLNSKVQSRSMVRYKNPLSSQAFETNSAKIHVNSTTITIKQPDEGDLQYDHMYLFDHCRCPQCFHPSTKQRLKTLSQVPCDIHPTAVALSASGLHVTWSTPSAHTSFFPAGFLRRAAYETQLSEHVDCQDDRTLWNFEISKSPPYVEYGDIMPQEIQQREQGVLEVLNKVHRFGFCFITGVPVDAKETETLIKAIGPIRHTHYGGFWSFTADLSHGDLAYSTQSLPAHTDTTYFTDPAGLQIFHLLSHPSPGQGGKTLLVDGFHAASQLSASDPASYSVLSRLSIPAHASGTTGTLLRPQISFPVLRHDECGRLAQVRWNNEDRGIIGHGWSAAEVRQWYQAAQRFESLIKSKEVEYWVQLNPGTMLIIDNWRVMHGRSEFTGSRTMCGAYIGADDWHSRRAVLTDRHGNAGGTDDIWRFGW; translated from the exons ATGTCCATCGCAAGAGCTTTTAATGCGGCGTTCCGTAACAAGCGAGTATCGGCGACTGCTTTTCGCTGCAACCCAAATCTGAATTCCAAAGTGCAGTCACGCTCGATGGTGCGGTACAAAAACCCACTTTCCAGTCAAGCATTCGAGACGAACTCCGCAAAAATTCACGTCAACAGTACCACAATAACTATTAAACAACCCGACGAGGGCGATCTTCAATA CGACCATATGTATCTTTTCGACCATTGCCGCTGTCCGCAATGTTTTCACCCTAGCACCAAACAGAGATTGAAGACTTTATCCCAG GTACCTTGTGATATACATCCTACAGCCGTTGCGCTGAGTGCCTCAGGTTTACATGTCACATGGTCGACACCTTCTGCCCATacttctttttttccagCTGGTTTCCTCAGGCGAGCGGCATACGAGACTCAACTTTCTGAACATGTAGACTGTCAAGACGA CCGCACCCTATGGAATTTTGAGATATCAAAATCGCCTCCTTATGTTGAATACGGTGATATTATGCCACAAGAAATACAACAGCGTGAACAAGGTGTACTAGAGGTCTTGAATAAGGTG CATCGATTTGGGTTTTGTTTTATTACTGGAGTTCCAGTGGATGCAAAGGAAACGGAGACGCTCATTAAAGCTATAGGTCCTATCAGACACACGCATT ACGGCGGATTTTGGTCATTCACTGCAGACTTAAGCCACGGTGACCTGGCATACAGTACTCAATCATTACCGGCTCACACGGACACCACATATTTTACGGATCCTGCCGGCCTTCAGATATTTCATCTTCTGTCACATCCTTCACCGGGCCAAGGCGGTAAAACTTTGCTGGTAGACGGCTTTCACGCAGCTTCACAACTTTCAGCCTCTGATCCTGCCTCATATTCTGTTCTTTCTCGACTCTCTATTCCAGCTCACGCGTCAGGGACAACGGGAACGCTGTTGAGACCACAAATTAGCTTTCCGGTTCTGCGACATGACGAATGTGGGCGTCTAGCTCAAGTAAGATGGAACAACGAAGATCGAGGAATTATTGGGCATGGCTGGTCTGCTGCAGAAGTCCGACAATGGTACCAGGCAGCGCAACGATTTGAATCATTGATAAAAAGTAAGGAAGTTGAGTATTGGGTACAGCTTAATCCTGGAACGATGTTGA TAATCGATAACTGGAGAGTCATGCATGGGCGGTCAGAGTTTACGGGATCTCGCACAATGTGTGGTGCCTACATTGGCGCGGATGATTGGCATTCGCGGCGAGCAGTTCTGACGGATCGCCATGGGAATGCGGGGGGAACAGACGACATATGGCGCTTCGGTTGGTAA
- a CDS encoding Serine/threonine protein kinase, putative (Similar to TIGR gene model, INSD accession AAW44063.1) has protein sequence MSSIPQDGISGASADNAGEDVQPADTVGSARPVNMRDLSDVFDTSLQMAPESQPGSTIATPSLSPSLISTAELEQDFASSPHANSVIHTGPFPSASGTNKLTEPSILNPHHLSPIPSNPGQKSMTAALGALDSSQKIVPPEPAFLFHHAKHITANEKPISSSIVPASGSGQTSAGLSRPNSSASNDGTSASLAGKNEDNSAAMKPVSCSESITTTTNDHDIAHHASGEKRPGAAVKSGRSSSSAAKLPTEQISKKSFFHKMFHPNQDKHDGKITPGQSRLHLNLPRDAPSTGLASGRVSPSFLEPNTTESPPLTPSCNISDIDSRPPSRTPSRAPSIRRQNSAPGHDISVQASVDLRNAVTPPAAVPALQPQRRLSQRSAGSPSRRSASAGHGVTAKKDEPAGNTGTKFTLKDLVGLGDNKVKKASAAGSAKGSDRGSTRGSEVGDNNSTASLLKKYGVCDRAAIGKGATAVVRLAHKWDRREEKLYAVKEFRKRRKNETEKDYVKKLTSEFCISSTLHHINVVETVDLVQDEAHHWCEVMEYCPGGDLYAAIKKGGMSSQEVECSFKQIMEGISYLHSMGVAHRDIKPENLLLDGRGHVKITDFGVSDVFRMCWEKKTHMSKGLCGSEPYIAPELFEQKEYDARLVDVWAAAIVFYCMQFQELPWRVAKPSDPTFAAYMQQYKPQHFVDASGGAHHPTPPPLNNLIPRECRSVIKHMLDPDPKTRWSVEEALKDKWLRSVEVCQEGQENSHKHTTAGMDIVRV, from the exons ATGTCGTCGATACCTCAAGATGGCATTTCTGGAGCTTCAGCGGACAACGCTGGAGAAGACGTGCAGCCTGCAGATACTGTTGGCAGT GCGCGACCCGTGAATATGAGGGATTTGTCTGATGTGTTTGACACATCACTGCAAATGGCTCCCGAATCACAGCCAGGCAGCACAATCGCCACCCCATCGTTGTCTCCCAGTTTAATCTCTACTGCGGAATTGGAGCAGGATTTCGCAAGCTCTCCCCATGCTAATTCTGTCATTCACACTGGTCCATTTCCATCTGCTTCTGGCACCAACAAACTAACTGAACCATCCATCCTTAATCCTCATCATCTGTCACCTATTCCTTCAAACCCTGGCCAAAAATCTATGACAGCGGCTCTTGGCGCTCTTGACTCGTCTCAGAAGATCGTCCCGCCAGAGCCTGCATTTCTCTTTCACCATG CCAAACATATCACAGCGAATGAAAAACCaatttcttcttctattGTGCCCGCGTCGGGTAGTGGCCAAACATCGGCTGGTTTGTCAAGGCCCAATTCCTCTGCAAGCAATGATGGCACTTCAGCCTCATTGGCCGGAAAAAACGAGGATAACTCTGCCGCGATGAAACCCGTTAGTTGCTCAGAGTCCATCACAACCACTACGAACGATCACGATATAGCACACCATGCGTCAGGAGAAAAACGTCCAGGGGCAGCTGTCAAGTCTGGGCGATCGTCTTCGTCCGCCGCGAAACTGCCTACAGAGCAAATTTCCAAAAAGTCCTTTTTCCATAAAATGTTTCATCCGAATCAAGATAAACATGATGGGAAGATTACTCCCGGGCAAAGCAGGCTGCATCTTAATCTTCCGCGCGATGCTCCCAGCACTGGCCTTGCAAGTGGCCGGGTTAGTCCGTCCTTTCTGGAGCCAAACACGACTGAATCGCCTCCTCTTACGCCGTCTTGCAATATCTCTGATATTGATTCTCGACCTCCATCTCGAACGCCAAGTCGAGCTCCTAGCATCAGGCGTCAAAATTCGGCGCCTGGCCACGATATCTCTGTTCAAGCTTCTGTTGATCTAAGAAATGCTGTCACGCCACCTGCAGCTGTGCCGGCTCTTCAGCCGCAGCGCAGATTATCACAGAGGTCAGCTGGGTCTCCTAGTCGTCGATCTGCTTCTGCTGGACATGGGGTCACTGCAAAGAAAGATGAGCCTGCGGGAAACACCGGGACTAAATTTACTCTCAAGGACCTTGTCGGACTGGGTGATAATAAGGTTAAAAAGGCTTCTGCGGCAGGTTCGGCTAAAGGTTCTGATCGTGGATCAACCCGGGGTAGTGAAGTAGGAGACAATAATAGTACAGCGTCGTTGCTAAAGAAGTACGGCGTATGTGATCGTGCTGCCATTGGCAAGGGGGCCACAGCAGTCGTAAGATTAGCACACAAATGGGAcaggagagaagaaaaacTGTACGCTGTGAAG GAATTTCGTAAGCGTCGTAAGAACGAGACAGAAAAGGACTACGTCAAGAAACTCACTTCAGAATTCTGTATATCCTCAACCTTGCACCACATCAATGTTGTTGAGACTGTTGATTTAGTGCAAGATGAAGCACATCATTGGTGCGAGGTCATGGAATATTGCCCCGGAGGCGATCTCTATGCTGCAATCAAGAAAGGTGGCATGTCTAGCCAAGAAGTCGAGTGCTCATTCAAGCAAATAATGGAAGGCATTTCATACCTTCATTCCATGGGGGTGGCTCACCGAGATATAAAGCCCGAGAATCTGCTTTTAGATGGGAGAGGACATGTCAAG ATAACCGATTTCGGCGTTTCAGATGTGTTCAGAATGTGCTGGGAAAAGAAGACGCACATGAGCAAGGGGTTATGCGGGTCGGAGCCTTATATAGCTCCGGAGCTGTTTGAGCAGAAAG AGTACGATGCTCGCCTTGTTGACGTATGGGCTGCTGCCATCGTATTCTACTGCATGCAGTTTCAAGAGCTGCCATGGAGAGTTGCGAAGCCAAGCGATCCGACATTTGCTGCATATATGCAGCAATACAAACCACAGCACTTCGTGGACGCCAGTGGTGGAGCCCACCATCCCACACCACCTCCACTCAACAACTTAATCCCCAGAGAATGTCGCAGTGTGATCAAACACATGCTTGATCCGGACCCCAAGACCAGATGGTCGGTGGAAGAAGCGTTAAAAGACAAATGGCTTCGCAGTGTTGAGGTCTGTCAGGAAGGCCAGGAAAATAGTCACAAGCACACTACGGCGGGGATGGATATCGTCAGAGTGTAG
- a CDS encoding Hypothetical Protein (Similar to TIGR gene model, INSD accession AAW44287.1), with product MAALPKNHLSQHIPRKTSSPLSSPNSSVDRGMPIATTPSAHNGLSGSPATSSTLPLTDDESELTEEEEAGITRAEDNDPDDEAEEDNDTDDLTDNRMNRLGSQATTTSLTPPPSDPVAASPVNSSRLVSPDIPASNTHMLIGNMVPKDYSHNCNTDQIISFSHAHKRSNGDGDVTMRPTDDDGEDSDQGTVNGMVDSTEDGLLQKPVRHVEGPTDIADVRKAADPPFTDAEAHVTEYDWIEPLAPETIPPILLKQSSHAPPLPPSALRQLLLVEVKLAELRNCLYLERMEEAAAEEEMILEGTYPALQCLYQTLNERRERLHEGASRRFEAQLAEFGRMRDAERHLIWSTWTEERDKLHWDEFQTTWSKRRKLAREKGLIETTRLTKPVPSLDRPNHIHRFDWYQDAVPAPMAGNVAHMEALAMSRRPPIILPLARHASPAALPSSYIATGTIQQSSIVSDGPNIYTAFGRTSRPTNTSLEFTTSTAAI from the exons ATGGCCGCTTTGCCCAAAAACCACTTGTCACAACATATACCCCGTAAAACGTCTTCCCCACTCTCCTCACCGAACTCTTCTGTGGATCGTGGAATGCCTATTGCGACAACGCCATCAGCGCACAACGGGTTGTCTGGAAGCCCAGCCACCAGCTCTACTCTTCCCCTCACAGATGATGAAAGTGAGCTTactgaagaagaggaagctgGAATCACTCGCGCGGAGGATAACGATCCTGATGAcgaagcagaagaagataatGATACCGATGATCTGACGGACAATAG AATGAATCGTTTAGGATCTCAAGCAACTACGACATCCTTGACACCGCCTCCGTCCGATCCTGTGGCTGCTTCCCCGGTTAATAGTTCACGACTAGTTAGTCCAGACATTCCAGCATCAAATACCCATATGCTCATTGGCAATATGGTTCCCAAGGACTATTCGCACAATTGTAATACCGATCAAATTATATCATTTAGTCATGCGCACAAAAGAAGCAATGGCGATGGAGATGTGACGATGCGACCTACGGATGACGATGGCGAAGACAGCGACCAAGGGACCGTCAATGGTATGGTAGATAGCACGGAAGATGGTCTCTTGCAAAAGCCCGTTCGACACGTTGAAGGGCCGACAGACATTGCTGATGTAAGGAAGGCGGCAGATCCACCATTCACAGACGCTGAAGCCCATGTGACGGAGTATGACTGGATCG AGCCTCTAGCACCAGAGACAATCCCACCTATCTTGCTGAAACAAAGTTCTCACgctccccctcttcctccatcaGCTCTACGCCAGCTTTTGCTCGTAGAAGTCAAGCTTGCTGAATTGAGAAACTGCCTTTATCTAGAGAGAATGGAAGAGGCTGCAGcggaggaagagatgatACTAGAAG GAACGTATCCCGCCCTGCAATGCTTGTACCAAACCTTGAACGAGCGGCGTGAGCGATTGCACGAAGGCGCCTCTAGAAGGTTTGAAGCTCAATTGGCCGAGTTTGGGCGAATGAGAGATGCCGAAAGGCATCTCATATGGTCGACTTGGACA GAAGAGCGAGATAAACTCCACTGGGACGAATTTCAAACGACATGGAGCAAGCGTAGGAAGCTGGCTCGCGAGAAAGGCTTAATTGAGACAACCAGGCTCA CAAAACCTGTTCCGAGTCTTGATCGCCCTAACCATATCCATCGGTTTGACTGGTACCAGGATGCTGTTCCAGCACCCATGGCGGGAAACGTAGCGCACATGGAGGCTTTGGCCATG AGCCGACGGCCACCCATAATATTGCCTTTAGCCCGACATGCTTCACCTGCTGCTTTGCCATCATCTTATATCGCAACAGGAACAATACAACAATCTAGTATTGTATCTGATGGCCCGAACATATACACTGCATTTGGGCGCACGTCCAGACCGACCAACACTAGTTTAGAGTTCACAACTAGTACTGCTGCTATTTAG
- a CDS encoding uncharacterized protein (Similar to TIGR gene model, INSD accession AAW44064.1), whose translation MSETKLPSGHDEAVDRHVTNDNASFAPSNGAPGYHGTGGPMTRFITPGGHPMDTSQPAFPIFHRKFANPAPLGLISFAATTFLLSLFNVSTRGITVHNVILGMALGYGGLCQIIVGIEEWACGNTFGATAFCSYGAFWLSFAALYIPQFEVLASYDDPAMLDNALGLYLVVWAIVTFILLLACLRSSIALVSVFFFLDITFWLLAAGYLAPSIKATKAGGAFGILTAAVAAYTGLAGMLTKDTSYFILPVGDLSRST comes from the exons ATGTCTGAGACAAAGCTCCCCAGCGGTCATGATGAGGCCGTAGATCGACACGTAACAAACGACAACGCGTCTTTCGCACCTTCCAATGGTGCTCCTGGCTATCATGGAACAGGCGGACCAATGACGAGGTTCATCACTCCGGGCGGTCATCCCATGGATACAAGTCAGCCAGCCTTCCCCATATTCCACAGAAAATTTGCCAATCCTGCCCCTTTGGGTCTGATCAG TTTCGCAGCCACTACATTTTTGCTTTCCCTGTTTAACGTTTCAACTCGAGGTATCACCGTGCATAACGTGATCCTTGGCATGGCCTTAGGTTATGGAGGTCTTTGTCAGATCATCGTGGGCATCGAGGAATGGGCGTGCGGTAACACTTTCGGT GCTACGGCGTTCTGCTCTTATGGTGCCTTCTGGCTTTCGTTCGCAG CTCTCTACATTCCACAATTTGAAGTGCTTGCTTCGTATGACGATCCGGCTATGCTGGACAACGCATTAGGTCTGTACCTTGTAGTCTGGGCTATTGTGACCTTCATCCTCTTGCTTGCCTGTCTCAGATCCTCCATCGCCCTCGTTTCCGtattcttcttcctcgacATCACCTTCTGGTTGCT TGCCGCGGGCTATTTGGCACCCAGCATAAAAGCTACCAAGGCTGGTGGCGCTTTCGGTATC TTAACTGCTGCGGTAGCTGCGTACACAGGACTTGCCGGGATGCTTACCAAGGATACCAGCTACTTCATTCTTCCTGTCGGCGACCTTTCTCGCAGCACCTGA
- a CDS encoding Hypothetical Protein (Similar to TIGR gene model, INSD accession AAW44060.1), which produces MSVVRFLGTRVPFSRAIRPFSSSALCQKSLTDSVKETAENLNKKVGQTLASGIDSTEKAAHSAKSTINTKTPSEGEVKSAADNLGSKAAETVESARQGANRKLGQAAGSARDAKDDVKKNI; this is translated from the exons ATGTCCGTCGTCCGATTTTTGGGAACGCGCGTTCCATTTTCAAGAGCTATCCGACCGTTCAGCTCCTCTGCTCTTTGTCAGAAGTCCCTCACTGACAGCGTGAAGGAGACGGCTGAGAAC CTCAACAAGAAGGTTGGACAAACACTCGCGAGCGGCATTGACTCTACCGAAAAAGCCGCTCATAGCGCAAAGAGCACCATAA ACACAAAGACTCCTTCTGAAGGCGAAGTGAAATCCGCTGCTGACAATCTTGGATCTAAAGCCGCCGAGACGGTTGAGTCTGCTCGTCAGGGCGCTAACCGCAAACTCGGGCAGGCTGCAGGCTCGGCTAGGGATGCCAAAGACGatgtgaagaagaacaTCTGA
- a CDS encoding Hypothetical Protein (Similar to TIGR gene model, INSD accession AAW44062.1): MISVEKLKSTLGFSSAGNKLSKAFRLNVNHDVLKRSNEDRFSMGNPFADNHDYGKPSLPRSHIILHSVAMFFTFIAVCTMAAVAGFQAKWFSVSGGTGFVLFLLLLSLFLTIILMIVPIVYDRWDRLNRPAQFLAQTRSTLILHAFGTLLMLLAAFIVTISAWTEKGCKNPSNDPHSDLGDSYKSGLQNWCKTKKASAIFDWFSSITWSILLVLTILAFRREQKANRRELMVLPPASDGISYSNIQPADEEQLDDKSESARGYTPDVYRKTDTTYHHPASARTVHSPPSVDHHPMLSRTSIDVYGAFDGDGMPRADEPSRTMQLAYTDPYAQIRQSLMNASNVTQSTHIPGISSGPPVYAGYRQH, translated from the exons ATGATATCAGTAGAGAAACTCAAGTCCACACTCGGTTTTTCTTCAGCCGGCAACAAACTCTCAAAAGCCTTTCGACTCAATGTGAATCATGATGTCCTCAAACGATCGAATGAGGATCGATTCAGTATGGGAAACCCATTCGCTGATAACCATGACTATGGAAAA CCATCGCTTCCAAGATCACACATCATCTTACATTCAGTTGCT ATGTTCTTCACCTTCATTGCCGTTTGTACCATGGCGGCAGTGGCCGGTTTTCAGGCCAAGTGGTTCTCTGTAT CAGGAGGAACCGGTTTCGTCCTGTTCCTACTTCTACTCTCATTGTTTTTGACAATTATTTTGATGATTGTACCCATTGTATATGATCG ATGGGACAGATTGAATCGCCCTGCCCAATTCCTAGCTCAGACGCGGTCGACACTAATCCTCCATGCTTTTGGGACTTTGCTCATGCTTTTAGCAGCATTTATTGTCACTATTAGTG CCTGGACCGAAAAGGGTTGCAAAAACCCCAGTAATGACCCTCACTCAGATCTTGGCGACAGTTACAAGAGTGGGTTGCAGAACTGGTGCAAGACCAAAAAGGCGTCTGCGATCTTCGATTGGTTCTCATCCA TTACTTGGTCAATCCTACTTGTCCTCACCATTCTTGCTTTCCGACGAGAGCAGAAAGCCAATCGCAGGGAACTTATGGTGTTGCCCCCGGCATCTGACGGTATATCGTACTCTAACATTCAGCCCGCCGATGAAGAGCAGCTTGATGACAAGTCCGAGTCTGCTCGAGGTTATACCCCCGACGTTTATCGGAAAACCGACACGACATATCATCATCCTGCATCTGCAAGGACTGTTCATTCCCCGCCTTCTGTTGATCATCACCCCATGCTGAGTAGAACCAGTATTGATGTATATGGGGCATTTGATGGGGATGGCATGCCCAGGGCCGATGAACCTAGTCGAACCATGCAGCTGGCATATACCGATCCTT ATGCTCAAATCCGCCAATCCCTTATGAATGCGTCGAACGTCACGCAATCAACCCATATCCCAGGCATTTCCTCCGGTCCCCCTGTTTACGCCGGTTACCGACAACACTAA
- a CDS encoding Hypothetical Protein (Similar to TIGR gene model, INSD accession AAW44061.1) — protein MAVLQQALAPFTLKGFYLLTWGTALGSNVYKTLSSYRIFRALPRQTFGTLQSHLTPLYFSFSSITTSALLLTHLYFHPSLISSPRVEPHWLTSEEGRQGLLIVAGLVPQVLNWLVVGPLANNVVFERHRLERVEGKEYDEANPSDAMNKVNKKFTTLHTVSSVLDTAALIALAGLGLVISM, from the exons ATGGCGGTCCTCCAACAAGCGCTTGCCCCTTTCACTCTAAAGGGATTCTATCTTCTTACTTGGGGGACGGCGTTGGGCTCCAATGTCTACAAGACACTT TCCAGTTATCGAATTTTTAGGGCTCTCCCCCGTCAGACATTTGGTACTCTTCAATCGCATTTGACGCCACTCTACTTTTCGTTTTCCTCCATTACGACATctgcccttcttctcacccATCTCTATTTTCATCCATCTTTGATCTCATCGCCCCGGGTTGAGCCTCACTGGCTAACTTCGGAGGAGGGTCGACAGGGCCTCTTGATCGTGGCCGGCCTTGTACCTCAGGTCTTGAACTGGCTTGTCGTTGGGCCTTTGGCGAACAATGTAGTGTTTGAAAGGCACAGGTTGGAGAGGGTAGAGGGAAAGGAGTATGACGAAGCCAAT CCTTCGGATGCCATGAACAAAGTGAACAAAAAGTTCACCACTTTGCACACCGTTAGCTCTGTCCTTGACACAGCTGCTCTCATCGCCCTTGCAGGTTTGGGCCTTGTTATTAGCATGTAG
- a CDS encoding U2 snRNP complex subunit RDS3 (Similar to TIGR gene model, INSD accession AAW44288.1) yields MSKHHPDLLMCRRQPGIAIGRMCEKCDGKCPVCDSYVRPMTLVRICDECSFGTTAGKCIVCSSPAISDAYYCTECTRLEKDRDGCPRIINMGASRVDAFYERKKLGLEKGGGFKKG; encoded by the exons ATG TCCAAACATCACCCTGATCTGCTAATGTGCCGAAGGCAACCCGGAATAG CTATTGGCCGCATGTGTGAAAAGTGCGATGGCAAATG TCCTGTCTGTGACTCGTACGTAAGGCCGATGACTTTAGTGAGGATTTGCGACGAGTGTTCTT TTGGAACAACCGCAGGTAAATGTATAGTCTGCTCATCGCCTG CCATATCGGATGCCTATTATTGCACGGAATGTACTAGACTAGAAAAGGATCGAGATGGGTGTCCGCGAATCATCAAC ATGGGGGCGAGTCGGGTGGATGCCTTTTACGAACGAAAAAAACTGGG GCTCGAAAAAGGCGGAGGTTTCAAAAAGGGATAG